The Paenibacillus sp. G2S3 region GCATATCATAAAATGTTCGATATTTTGCGGGAAGAGGGACTATATCCAGGACCGACACCGCCGGAAGAGCGTATTCTAAGCGGCTTAGGGATGCTGCTGGCAGACATTTGGAAGAAGGTTATGCCTGAAGCGGATGAGGCTGTGCACCGCCGTGCAGATGAACTGCTATTGCAGCTAGAGGTCGAAGGGCTTGAAGCAGGAGGGACGTTACTGTATCCTCAGGTGGTCGAAACACTGACTGCGCTAAAAGAGCGTGGAGTTCGCCTGTTTGTGGCCAGTAATGGGCTGGAGGAGTACATTCACAGTATAGTTGTGGTGCATGAGCTTAAAGATCTATTTGAAGGATTGTATAGTGCGGGTGGTCAAGGCACTGCGACGAAGACAGAATTACTACGCATTTTGCTGGACAATCATGGAATCAAGAGTGCCTGGATGGTAGGTGATCGCTCGTCCGATGTGGAGGCAGGCAAGGGAAATGCTCAAACCGTCATCGGCTGTGCATATGCAGGCTTTGGACGTCAGGATGAGCTGAAGGGCTCCGATGTAATTATCACCTCCTTCGATGAGTTGTTAGATTTGTATGACAACGCATCGGTTAGCGAATAGGAATATCGCGATTTATATTTGGAAAACGAAAAAAGGCAAACCTCGTAAGTAGAGGTTTGCCCTTTTTTAATGTTTCTAAATTTAGGTATCGATTCTTTGTATAATAAAGATGAAACTCTAAAGGAGGCGAAGTGTTTGAAGGATAGAAACATAAAGCTACGGATTGTTTGGATGATTCCTAATGTTTTTATGTACGTTCTTTTTATGGGTTGTGGTGCATTTGTATTCTCAAATGTAGATGGGCTCCGGGATATAAATCGGTTGGGCATTTGGCTGATCATGTTGGCACTTTTATTATTTGCGTCTTTGTTTGGCTCTTACCGAATATGGTCTTGGATTAAACAAGGTAAAATGTAGATTATGCCGCCCATGAATGGGAGGCTTTTTTTTGCATTCTCATCGTTTAATACCTTCCGGTTGAGTTCAGAATCCATCTGTGGGCGGACTTCAACATGCCGGAGTTCAATTTTTATGGTTTGCGCAACGAGCAGATTGCTCATAAGCTCTTTATTGGCGAGAGTACGGTTAAGAGCCATGTTCATCGAATTCTCCAGAAAATTCAGGTGGACGATCGCACGCAGGCAGTCGTATTTGCAATCAGAAACCGATATGTAAAGTAAAATATGGCTTAGCTAATCAAAATCAATCTTTCTAACTAACGCAACAACCGCACTTTCTGCAATCTGCAGAGAGGCGGTCGTTTGTTTTTAAACATCATTTTTATTCCTCAGTAGTCTTAGCGGAGGTTGGGGAAACAAAGGCAGCAGCATCCAGTCCTAACCTCTCAGCAGTTCTCATGATCTATGCAGGCAGAGCGCCAACGAGCCATCGTTCGCTCTGCTTTTTTTTTGTGCTGCTGGTAATTATCTCGACACCAATCGAGTTTTTGTGAGTTTTTTGTGAGATTGATTTGGTTTTATGAAACTACATCATTCTCTAAAAGGAGGAATGCAAGTGCTTAAATTGAAAGATTGGCACGAATTTATACATCGGAAAAGTGATGGCAGTAAAACGACTATGAGGAATGGAGAGTGAACAATGAAAAGGCATAAGCTGTTTGCGATAATGTTGGTGTTGTCTATGGTGTTGTCCATGGTTCCTGTTGCTCCTGCAACAGTAAACGCGGCTGCAGATGAAGTGGGGGCAAGGGCCGAATATGGCGGATTAGGCGGGACAGAGCTATTCCTAGGAGGGAAATATATAGAGCTTGGAATCAGCAACTGGGGCGATTTCGGCACCGAGGGCAATAAACCCGCGAACTTCCGCGGAACAAGCAGTAGAAGTAATCTTGGCATGAGTGCGGACCATGACGGCTATGGCACTGGTCTGGATCTGCCGGTGGATTATTATTTGCCTGGGACGCCTGAGGAACGGTTCGCCGTAGGGTATAAGGTGGGTGGAAATACATATGCGAAATCCAATTCGGCTGTGATGAACACCAAGCAAATGCCGACTACGGTATTGAATACCTCGCAGAAGGATAAAGGGCTCCTGAGTGCGACTATCGTCTCAACATGGGCCGGAAAAATGGAAATTAAGCAGGTTATAAGCTTTAAAGAAGATTACAAGTTCTACCGTAATGACGTCACAATTAAGAATC contains the following coding sequences:
- a CDS encoding HAD hydrolase-like protein, which gives rise to MSNEVQGTELNAVHSELNKPEAIVFDMDGTLFQTESLLLPAYHKMFDILREEGLYPGPTPPEERILSGLGMLLADIWKKVMPEADEAVHRRADELLLQLEVEGLEAGGTLLYPQVVETLTALKERGVRLFVASNGLEEYIHSIVVVHELKDLFEGLYSAGGQGTATKTELLRILLDNHGIKSAWMVGDRSSDVEAGKGNAQTVIGCAYAGFGRQDELKGSDVIITSFDELLDLYDNASVSE